The genome window AGGGAGAAGGCGAAATAAGCGATCAGGGCCAGAATGACTGCGTTTATTGTAATTTCTATCAGGATGCGCGCCTGCACCGAAAGATCGGCCAGCTTGTAAGGAATGGAGCGAATCCCGGTAGGTTCTACCCTGCCGCGATTCAAGCGGATGCCCTTGGCTTTTCCTTCTCTTATCCGCCGGTAAAGCTCTTCCGCCGTCTTGACTTGCGCGCGCGTGGGTTTGGTGCGCACCGATATGTATCCGACTATCTTCCCATTTTCGCGTTTCGGGGAAGCGAAGGCATGCACCCAGTAAAAATCGCCGTTTTTACAACGGTTTTTTACCAGACCGGTCCAGGATTGGCCTTGTTTCAGCGTTTGCCACAAGTCGGCGAAACCCGCTTCCGGCATATCGGGATGGCGCACGATATTATGCGCCTTTCCCATCAATTCGTTTTCGGAAAAGCCGCTGATCTTGAGAAAATCATCATTGACATAGGTAATGACGCCTTTTAAATCGGTTTCCGAGATGATGGTGGTGCCTTCGGGAACGAGGTGTTCGTGTTGTGTAACGGGCTGGTTGTTTCTCATATTCCTGTGCCATCTAATTGGGGGCCCCAAATGAGTCATTTATATACTAATTAATCAGCTACCCGGTTTATAGGGGCTGCGGGTAAGGCTGTCGAAACACGCGGAGCGAGCCTATCTTTCGTTACGCAGTGGATTCATTTCTTGCGGCTACGCTTTTGGGGCAGGCCATGGAGGAACCTCCTCCATGGCATCTCAGCGCCATAGATGGACGGTCTTGCCAACCTCGCCCGCGCAGCCCTTGTGCAGCTTCAGACTCGATGGTTATGAAATGGTTGTTTTTTAAAACGATCATACGGTATGTATTTGTTATTATTATATGAATGAAAATTAACCTTTATTTTATGGTGGGATTGTAGTCTATCATGCACTAACGCGCCAAGTGTGCGTACGCCTCCAGGGTTTGTATGCGCATATCGAACACGGACCCTCCCACTGTAAAATGATATAGGCTATGCCATCGTCTTTTGGTGATATCGATCAATTCCTGTACCGGATCGTCAAAAAAACAGCCTATGCCCGTGCCTCCGTATCCGGCTGCCACGGCTTCAAGATACAGGATCTGGCCGATTACGCCGCATTCCCAGTACAACTGGCGGTAGGCCCACGGCGCTGCTTGCAGCGCCGGTTCGAACTCGGCAATCATGCCGAGACTGAAGCAGCTGTCGGCGGCAATGGCCTGATGGCATGACAGGCGTTTGGCGGTATTTTTCGCGTTGGCCGCTACCAGCCTGAAAAAGTTCAGCGTTTCCGGGCAGTTGTCCGGTTTATTCCATTCGAATTCCGCTCGTAACCCGGTGCGGAGCTCCGTCGGCGCGTCGTCCGAGCGGCAAAACAGATAAAGTCCCGGCGCCAGATCCTTGACACGATGCACGAACAATATCAGGTGTACGCGCGGCGCCCATGGCCAGGTTTGAAACGGCGGGCCGTCGCGATAGGGCAGCGTGGCGTCCAGCATGCGGTACAGCTGTGCGCTGGAGATTTGAGTTTTACCGTCGTAGGCTTGCGCGCTGCGCCGATTTCGGATGACTGCTGCGGCCGGTTCAAGACTGATCAATGGCAAACGCGGCTGTGCCGCCGTTGTCTTATAGCGGGAGGCGGCTGTGCGCGGTTTTTCGGTGGCGCGGCTGACCGCTTCGATGGCGGGCCAGCGAATATGTTCGCTGCCGAGCGCGTCTGCCGTCCCCCTCCAAAGTCCCGCGCCCAGCGCTTGAATCAGGCGGTCCACGCGGATATGTCCCTGCTGTATCGGCGTATCCGTCGACGCAGGAAAGGGAATAAGCCGGCAGATCATGTCCGGCGTTTCCCGTTCGCCGTCGATAAAGTCGGCGCTGCGCGTCAACCCCAGAATAGCGGCGATATCGTCATCGCTCCATTCTTCCAGCATTTGCGCATGCCAGCCGTGCACTGCCGCAGCATATTGCAACGCGGCGTAGGCATGACCTGCATCATGCTGGCAGTAGCGGAATGCCCTGACGCCGTACTTCCAGGCTTCGCGCCAGTGCACCGAACTGAAGGCGATCAGCAGGCCGGTAAACGGAGCTTCGACTTCACAGCGCAGTTCCAAAGCGTGTTCATGAACCGCATAGTGGTACAGGCCGGATTTGAAATCAGCCATACCCGATATAAGGATATAAACCTCGGTAGGATGCAGATTGCCGCTGGAAGGGTTGCAGCGCAACGACCAGCGCTCGCCGCCGTATTGCTTCCATGCCGCCAGACCGAAACTATATTGCAGCAATGTCGACAAAGTCGACAAATTGATGTCCGCGCTTTGTTCGGGTGTCTGAAACAGCTCCTGGTAGCTGGGCGCAAGCGGCGTTTCCTGCAACGGCAGTTCGACCAGCGGCGCGCCGGAAAAGCGCCGAAACGGGTTGGGCTGGCAGGTCCAGTCCAGAAATTCCGGACCTGGGGCATAGGCGTCGAAATGATGCTTGCTTGCGTCGTGATAAGCGTAAACTTGTTGTAAAGCGTCATTCATGGTTGGTGTGCCTCATTGGACAAGAGGAAAGCTGGTTGTGATATGTTGTTTTTTCAGTAGCTTGACTCTATCTGGAGTAACTTGGCAAACTTTCTGCCAGCGGGCGATAAGCTTAGGCTTGCGGCGTATTACGTCAGGGCGCGGCGTTTCTGGGATGTTTTTCCGCAAGCGGCATAAGTTTGACGGAACCGAAAGTTTGTCGAGAATAGTATATTTTATGCATTAAACGCGCCAATTGCTGGCTATCTGATGCGGACGATTGCACTACTCCTGTAGTCCGATCCGTTAGGGAACTTGCATCAGCGATTGCTTATGTCAACCGCATGCGCTCGGATTAAGCCGTTAACCGTTTTGAGAGGAAATTCTGGATAACGGCAAACCGGATCAGGCCGCCGGCTTGCCCAAGGATGGGCGCGACCGGATGTCGTAGCCATGAAACATCCCGGCCTTGAAGCTTTCAGCCATATGTTCGGCGCGGGCGATGGCGTGTTCGGCAGCTTCCGCCGGCAGCGTTTCCAGGGCCGTTTTTCGAAACAGGTTCAGCCAGCTTTCGAAAAGCTCCGGACGTAGCGGCAGGCGGGCATGCAGAGGGTAGGGGGTGCCCTGGTAGCGGTCAGTTTGCAGCAGCGTGCGCGACCAGAAGTTTTCTACCACGCGATGGTGAGCGTCCCAGTCATCAATTACGGATTCGAAAATGGCTTGCAGACCGTCATCGGCCGAGGCGCGCTCATAAAAGCGGCGGACCAGTTCGGTAATATGGCGTTCGGTGAGGGTATCGTCTTCTGCATTCATCCTTAATACCTGTGGCGTCGACGGATTCGTCTACTATTCTGTTCGAAGCTGCCGGAGACTATACCCGATGCCAAGGATAATGTTAACTTTATCGAACCGGCGCGCAGCGCCTGGAAATAAATACAATGTTTCCTCGATAGCGATTATCCCTCAACGGCTGTTTTTACTCCCTCAGGCTTGATAAATATGACTGATAATTTGCACCTGACCGCACCGTCCTGCAGCGATGACCACGATCCCGCCGCGTTGCAGGCGGATGTTGCGCGACAACGTATATTCGATGCGGTTGCCCCGCAGGGAGCCGCCGGCGCAAGCGAACGGCTGAATCTGCTGCAAGCGCTGGATCGCGTGCTTGCCGAAGACATTGTCGCCGCCATTGATGTTCCGCCTTACGTCAATTCGGCGATGGACGGTTATGCGCTGCATGCCCATGATCTGCCCGACGGCGGCATGCGCGAGCTGCGCATAGCGGGCGCCAGTTTCGCCGGACATCCGTTTAATGGCGTCTGCGGCAGCGGCGAGTGTGTGCGGATCATGACCGGCGCGGTGATGCCCTCCGGCGCCGACACCGTGATTCCCAAGGAGCATGCCGAGTGCGTAGACGCTACGGCTATCCGCATTGATGGCCGCACCCGCGCCGGCGAGAATGTCCGCGCAGCCGGAGAAGACATTCGCCGGGGCCAGACCGTGCTGACCGGCGGACGCCGGATCACCTCGGCCGATCTGGGACTGATCGCTTCGCTGGGCATTGCGCAGGTCGCCGTCAAGCGCCGCCTGCGCGTGGCGGTCTTTTCCACGGGCGACGAATTGTGCGCAGTCGGCGCAAGCCTGCAACCCGGCCAGATTCACGACAGCAACCGTTATACGCTGCATGGCCTGCTAACCCGCCAGCATTGCGAAGTCAGCGATCTGGGCGTGGTGCGCGATGATCCGTCCGCGTTGCGCGGCGCCTTGCAATCCGCAGCGCGCGAGCATGACGTCGTCATTACCAGCGGCGGCGTTTCGGTCGGCGAGGCTGATCTGGTACGCCAGGTTTTGGGGGAGTTGGGAGATATCGCTTTCTGGAAGGTCGCGATCAAACCTGGACGGCCGTTGATCTTCGGTCATCTGGGACGGGCCGTATTCTTTGGCCTGCCCGGCAACCCGGTCGCTGTGATGGTGACCTTTAGCCAGTTCGTCCAGCCGGCGTTGCAGCGTCTGGCCGGTGAAACAGCCGAACCGCCGCTGATATTACGCGCGGTGTCCGGCTCGGCTTTGAAAAAACGCGCCGGGCGCACCGAATATCAGCGCGGCATCCTGACCCAGGACAGGGACGGAAAGCTGGTCGTATGCAAGACAGGTGAGCAGGGCTCCGGCATGTTGAGTTCCATGTCGCGTGCGAATTGTTTCATTGTGATGCCTTCCGAACAAACGCGCGTGGAGCCGGGGACCGAAGTCATGGTACAGCCCTTCGCCAGCTGGATGTAAGACCGCGCCCGGCGCGAAGCATGCTTCGTGCAGGGATGAGCGCTTAACTCATCGGCAATATGGGCATGGGCGAGGATTAATGCCGTTGCAGCCCGGTTCCCGGCGTGTTTATGTTGCCGTATCCGGCGGAGGAAACGGCCTTGAGCGGCTGCGGCATTTTCATTAACTGCCGCGCAGCGACGCATCGGGTCATGCCCGGCTTCTACATGCGGAACTGTGCAGCCGCTTCGACCGCGAGCACTTGTTCTTCGACCAGGATAGCATCGAATCGGGCGAGCGCTTTCCTGAACGGCTGCGACAGGGCGTGCGCGAGTCGGCAAGACCCAGCCGGCGTTGCGCTACAGCCTGGACTACGGCGGCGAGTACGCCGGATTTTGGTGGTTCCTGGCGGAAGACAAAACCGCGCTGGAACACGGCAGTCTGGGCCTGCTGCCGGTGCTCGAAGATTAAGTTCTGTCCCTGTTCGGTACCGCCGGGTTTGACGTTACGTGAAGGGCTGGGGCGAGGTTGGCGAGACCGTCTATGGCAGGCAGCCAAAAGTCGAGCCTCCTGGTAAGGATTCACTGCGTGTCTCGACAGCTACCCCTTGACCCAATCCCTGTAGCACGTAGCTCCGTGGCGCGGAACAAGACGAGCGAAGCCGGTCACGGCGCAAAAGCATGCCGGTTCCGGCGCGACATCACACCCCGTTGGTCATATCAATTTACCGATTCACACTCACTGCATAATATTTTATTAAATACATATTAAAGAACTCCCGGTATGCCGGATTGTCTAATATGTTGAAGGTTTACGAGTATGGCGTTGTGCAGATGTGAGGTGTGTCATGCGTGGTAAGTTACTGATTTTATGTTTGTTGTTAGGTTGCTTCCTGGGGCTGGCCGGTATCGCGCAGGCGCAGCGCATCAAGGATCTGGTCAGCGTGGAAGGCATACGCGAAAACCAGTTGACCGGTTACGGTCTGGT of Candidatus Methylospira mobilis contains these proteins:
- the moeA gene encoding molybdopterin molybdotransferase MoeA codes for the protein MTDNLHLTAPSCSDDHDPAALQADVARQRIFDAVAPQGAAGASERLNLLQALDRVLAEDIVAAIDVPPYVNSAMDGYALHAHDLPDGGMRELRIAGASFAGHPFNGVCGSGECVRIMTGAVMPSGADTVIPKEHAECVDATAIRIDGRTRAGENVRAAGEDIRRGQTVLTGGRRITSADLGLIASLGIAQVAVKRRLRVAVFSTGDELCAVGASLQPGQIHDSNRYTLHGLLTRQHCEVSDLGVVRDDPSALRGALQSAAREHDVVITSGGVSVGEADLVRQVLGELGDIAFWKVAIKPGRPLIFGHLGRAVFFGLPGNPVAVMVTFSQFVQPALQRLAGETAEPPLILRAVSGSALKKRAGRTEYQRGILTQDRDGKLVVCKTGEQGSGMLSSMSRANCFIVMPSEQTRVEPGTEVMVQPFASWM
- a CDS encoding group III truncated hemoglobin is translated as MNAEDDTLTERHITELVRRFYERASADDGLQAIFESVIDDWDAHHRVVENFWSRTLLQTDRYQGTPYPLHARLPLRPELFESWLNLFRKTALETLPAEAAEHAIARAEHMAESFKAGMFHGYDIRSRPSLGKPAA
- a CDS encoding SagB/ThcOx family dehydrogenase, with translation MNDALQQVYAYHDASKHHFDAYAPGPEFLDWTCQPNPFRRFSGAPLVELPLQETPLAPSYQELFQTPEQSADINLSTLSTLLQYSFGLAAWKQYGGERWSLRCNPSSGNLHPTEVYILISGMADFKSGLYHYAVHEHALELRCEVEAPFTGLLIAFSSVHWREAWKYGVRAFRYCQHDAGHAYAALQYAAAVHGWHAQMLEEWSDDDIAAILGLTRSADFIDGERETPDMICRLIPFPASTDTPIQQGHIRVDRLIQALGAGLWRGTADALGSEHIRWPAIEAVSRATEKPRTAASRYKTTAAQPRLPLISLEPAAAVIRNRRSAQAYDGKTQISSAQLYRMLDATLPYRDGPPFQTWPWAPRVHLILFVHRVKDLAPGLYLFCRSDDAPTELRTGLRAEFEWNKPDNCPETLNFFRLVAANAKNTAKRLSCHQAIAADSCFSLGMIAEFEPALQAAPWAYRQLYWECGVIGQILYLEAVAAGYGGTGIGCFFDDPVQELIDITKRRWHSLYHFTVGGSVFDMRIQTLEAYAHLAR